The DNA window ATCAAAGAGAAAATAGAATCTTTTTCTCCGGATATACTTGGAATCTCAACAATGACCAATAAGTATGCTGTAAGTTTAAAAATAGTCAAGATTGCTAAAAAGATAAGTGAAAAAATAAAGGTTGTTGTTGGCGGCCATCATCCAACTCTCTTTTCTGATCAATTTTTGGGTGATAAAGGTATAGATTTTGTTGTAAGGGGTGAGGGGGAAGAGACTTTTTTTGAACTGGCTAAAGAAATAGAAAAGGGAGAAAACCAGTTTTCGCAAATTGATGGCCTTTCTTTTCGGCAAGATGGTCAAATAATTCACAATAAA is part of the bacterium genome and encodes:
- a CDS encoding cobalamin-dependent protein (Presence of a B(12) (cobalamin)-binding domain implies dependence on cobalamin itself, in one of its several forms, or in some unusual lineages, dependence on a cobalamin-like analog.) codes for the protein MKILLISPPYRRFMGILEDSFPLGLGYIGTILDQAGHFVCIYNADFDKNIEPFSYSYEYSFSHQHDVIKALNNDNHYVWKEIKEKIESFSPDILGISTMTNKYAVSLKIVKIAKKISEKIKVVVGGHHPTLFSDQFLGDKGIDFVVRGEGEETFFELAKEIEKGENQFSQIDGLSFRQDGQIIHNK